A genomic region of Pongo pygmaeus isolate AG05252 chromosome 7, NHGRI_mPonPyg2-v2.0_pri, whole genome shotgun sequence contains the following coding sequences:
- the LPL gene encoding lipoprotein lipase → MESKALIALALAVWLQSLTASRGGVAAADQRRDFIDIESKFALRTPEDTAEDTCHLIPGVTESVATCHFNHSSKTFMVIHGWTVTGMYESWVPKLVAALYKREPDSNVIVVDWLSRAQQHYPVSAGYTKLVGQDVARFINWMEEEFNYPLDNVHLLGYSLGAHAAGIAGSLTNKKVNRITGLDPAGPNFEYAEAPSRLSPDDADFVDVLHTFTRGSPGRSIGIQKPVGHVDIYPNGGTFQPGCNIGEAIRVIAERGLGDVDQLVKCSHERSIHLFIDSLLNEENPSKAYRCSSKEAFEKGLCLSCRKNRCNNLGYEINKVRAKRSSKMYLKTRSQMPYKVFHYQVKIHFSGTESETHTNQAFEISLYGTVAESENIPFTLPEVSTNKTYSFLIYTEVDIGELLMLKLKWKSDSYFSWSDWWSSPGFAIQKIRVKAGETQKKVIFCSREKVSHLQKGKAPAVFVKCHDKSLNKSG, encoded by the exons ATGGAGAGCAAAGCCCTGATCGCGCTGGCCCTGGCCGTGTGGCTCCAGAGTCTGACCGCCTCCCGCGGAGGGGTGGCCGCCGCCGACC aaagAAGAGATTTTATCGACATCGAAAGTAAATTTGCCCTAAGGACCCCTGAAGACACAGCTGAGGACACTTGCCACCTCATTCCTGGAGTAACAGAATCCGTGGCTACCTGTCACTTCAATCACAGCAGCAAAACCTTCATGGTGATCCACGGCTGGACG GTAACAGGAATGTATGAGAGTTGGGTGCCAAAACTTGTGGCCGCCCTGTACAAGAGAGAACCAGACTCCAACGTCATTGTGGTGGACTGGCTGTCACGGGCTCAGCAGCATTACCCAGTGTCCGCGGGCTACACCAAACTGGTGGGACAGGATGTGGCCCGGTTTATCAACTGGATGGAG GAGGAGTTTAACTACCCTCTGGACAATGTCCATCTCTTGGGATACAGCCTTGGAGCCCATGCTGCTGGCATTGCAGGAAGTCTGACCAATAAGAAAGTCAACAGAATTACTG gCCTCGATCCAGCTGGACCTAACTTTGAGTATGCAGAAGCCCCAAGTCGCCTTTCTCCTGATGATGCAGATTTTGTAGACGTCTTACACACATTCACCAGAGGGTCCCCTGGCCGAAGCATTGGAATCCAGAAACCAGTTGGGCATGTTGACATTTACCCGAATGGAGGTACTTTTCAGCCAGGATGTAACATTGGAGAAGCTATCCGTGTGATTGCAGAGAGAGGCCTTGGAG ATGTGGACCAGCTAGTGAAATGCTCCCATGAGCGCTCCATTCATCTCTTCATCGACTCCCTGTTGAATGAAGAAAATCCAAGTAAGGCCTACAGGTGCAGTTCCAAGGAAGCCTTTGAGAAAGGGCTCTGCTTGAGTTGTAGAAAGAACCGCTGCAACAATCTGGGCTATGAGATCAATAAAGTCAGAGCCAAAAGAAGCAGCAAAATGTACCTGAAGACTCGTTCTCAGATGCCCTACAAAG TCTTCCATTACCAAGTAAAGATTCATTTTTCTGGGACTGAGAGTGAAACCCATACCAACCAGGCCTTTGAGATTTCTCTGTATGGCACCGTGGCCGAGAGTGAGAACATCCCATTCACTCT GCCTGAAGTTTCAACAAATAAGACATACTCCTTCCTAATTTACACAGAGGTAGATATTGGAGAACTACTCATGTTGAAGCTCAAATGGAAGAGTGATTCATACTTTAGCTGGTCAGACTGGTGGAGCAGTCCCGGCTTTGCTATTCAGAAGATCAGAGTAAAAGCaggagagactcagaaaaa